One part of the bacterium genome encodes these proteins:
- a CDS encoding VWA domain-containing protein, translating to MKKALLVVLSVLAAASVALAPKKIAVLYFDVAAPTNDYDYLATGIPEMLITDLANQRDITVIERERLDEVLQEMALGGSGITDNATALEVGKILNVELLIMGNLTVAGESFRLDTKILEVETAEVIGAVKAATEDEGDLFDLVDATSAALIDKLRGVTLGSGLTYDIPEGAVRFDVAFVIDTTGSMGDEIQVVKEKMKEIAAEVAQGTPPPAVRFGIVEYRDRGDVYVTQTTDLTYDVARLNERINSIIASGGGDAPESVAEGLRAAIHELSWETGPVVRLAFVIGDAADHLYGDAGYTLQDAAEDAADLGLTFFTIGCSGLDPAGESQFVKLAYETNGSFEYLTYRQRYIDDTGKEVALLYEGDHVYEEPTLTEPSLTASIDYAYPAESEEVGGVGSSGIITSALKGEGYGAGGSGSYDEYYTEATGAEAEYLASEETVMSVSGGSTVGAKENNLDRLVTDVIMAEAIRRDVSYDLGIPVAKVLVENSGRRAWLPVTDPTMMDRLRSAAGAGETLWVSAGVSPKPEGSAAENAFVFVAGTLRLFDKESQVPAMARGDFAVFDGDPAYYRDHGLGSPNVWAVPVRVLEFEAVEPAE from the coding sequence ATGAAAAAGGCGCTTCTGGTCGTGCTTTCGGTTCTGGCGGCCGCTTCCGTGGCGCTGGCGCCCAAGAAAATCGCGGTCCTCTACTTCGACGTGGCCGCCCCGACGAACGACTACGACTACCTCGCCACCGGCATCCCCGAGATGCTCATCACCGACCTGGCCAACCAGCGCGACATCACCGTCATCGAGCGGGAGCGGCTGGACGAGGTTCTCCAGGAGATGGCCCTGGGAGGCTCGGGAATCACCGACAACGCCACCGCCCTCGAGGTGGGGAAAATCCTGAACGTGGAGCTCCTGATAATGGGCAACCTGACGGTGGCCGGGGAGAGCTTCCGGCTGGACACCAAGATTCTGGAGGTGGAGACGGCGGAGGTTATCGGCGCGGTGAAGGCGGCCACGGAGGACGAGGGGGACCTGTTCGATCTGGTGGACGCGACGTCGGCGGCGCTCATTGACAAGCTGCGCGGCGTGACGCTGGGCTCGGGGCTCACCTACGACATCCCCGAGGGCGCCGTCCGCTTCGACGTGGCCTTCGTCATAGACACCACCGGCTCCATGGGCGACGAGATCCAGGTGGTGAAGGAGAAGATGAAGGAGATCGCGGCCGAGGTGGCGCAGGGGACCCCGCCGCCCGCCGTGCGCTTCGGCATCGTCGAGTACCGCGACCGGGGCGACGTGTACGTGACGCAGACCACGGACCTGACCTACGACGTGGCGCGGCTCAACGAGCGGATAAACTCGATCATCGCCTCGGGTGGCGGCGACGCGCCGGAGAGCGTGGCCGAGGGGCTCCGGGCCGCCATCCACGAGCTATCCTGGGAGACCGGACCCGTCGTCCGCCTGGCCTTCGTCATCGGTGACGCGGCCGACCACCTCTACGGCGACGCCGGCTACACCCTCCAAGACGCCGCCGAGGACGCCGCCGACCTGGGGCTCACATTCTTCACCATCGGCTGCTCCGGCCTGGACCCCGCCGGCGAAAGCCAGTTCGTAAAGCTGGCCTACGAGACCAACGGCAGCTTCGAGTACCTCACCTACCGCCAGCGCTACATTGACGATACCGGCAAGGAGGTGGCGCTTCTGTACGAGGGGGACCACGTGTACGAGGAACCGACTCTCACCGAGCCGTCCCTCACCGCGAGCATAGACTACGCCTACCCTGCGGAGTCCGAAGAGGTGGGCGGCGTGGGCAGCTCCGGCATCATCACCTCGGCCCTGAAGGGCGAGGGCTACGGCGCCGGGGGGTCGGGGAGCTACGACGAGTACTACACCGAGGCCACCGGGGCCGAAGCGGAATACCTGGCCTCCGAGGAAACGGTGATGAGCGTCTCGGGCGGCAGCACCGTGGGGGCCAAGGAGAACAACCTGGACCGGCTGGTCACCGACGTCATCATGGCGGAGGCCATCCGCCGCGACGTGAGCTACGACCTGGGCATCCCCGTGGCCAAGGTCCTGGTGGAGAACTCGGGGCGCCGCGCCTGGCTGCCGGTGACCGACCCGACGATGATGGACCGGCTGCGGTCGGCGGCCGGGGCCGGGGAGACCCTGTGGGTTTCGGCGGGCGTTTCGCCGAAGCCGGAGGGCTCCGCGGCCGAGAACGCCTTCGTGTTCGTGGCGGGCACCCTGCGGCTCTTCGACAAGGAGAGCCAGGTCCCGGCGATGGCCCGGGGCGATTTCGCCGTTTTCGACGGCGACCCGGCGTACTACCGGGACCACGGCCTGGGCAGCCCCAACGTGTGGGCCGTGCCGGTGCGGGTGCTGGAGTTCGAGGCGGTTGAACCGGCCGAGTAG
- a CDS encoding DsrE family protein gives MRVFIIVTHPPYGNETTRSALRVARRLRKIPDIELALFLMADSVYCARKGEAYAEGVYDPELGHTYSAPQMLAVIKDNAEVFACGTCMGERDFKEDELIEDIAIGTLDVIAEYTAKADKVLTF, from the coding sequence ATGCGCGTCTTCATCATCGTAACCCACCCGCCCTACGGGAACGAGACCACCCGGTCGGCCCTGCGCGTCGCCCGGCGGCTGCGTAAAATCCCGGACATCGAGCTGGCGCTCTTCTTGATGGCCGACTCGGTCTACTGCGCCCGCAAGGGAGAGGCCTACGCCGAAGGGGTGTACGACCCCGAGCTGGGCCACACCTACTCGGCGCCGCAGATGCTGGCCGTCATCAAGGACAACGCGGAGGTCTTCGCCTGCGGCACCTGTATGGGCGAGCGCGATTTCAAGGAGGACGAGCTCATCGAGGACATCGCCATCGGCACCCTGGACGTCATCGCCGAGTACACCGCCAAGGCGGACAAAGTCCTGACCTTCTGA
- a CDS encoding SDR family oxidoreductase, producing the protein MVRPVTLVTGCSSGIGLVTAVELARVGHKVYATMRDLGKKAPLLAACAAAGVEVELLPLDLTDPATIAAAAERVRAVDGRLTNLVNNAGFPYLGVLEDFSDAEIFDQFDTNVFGVLRVARAFLPLMRADESRRRTLVVVSSTAGRAGYPLMGLYSATKFALIGLVEEWRLELRPLGIRAVSVEPYSTRTEFAGTSLKRPAKWNDGPDSPYADLLSIVPKRFTGMTHGKGAVDPRVVARTIRRAIGARNPGLHWTSGGFAGLSMFFKRYAPNEFTTWVVRLMAGIAGLRPPRR; encoded by the coding sequence ATGGTTCGACCCGTGACCCTGGTGACCGGATGCTCGTCGGGAATCGGCCTGGTGACGGCGGTGGAGCTGGCCCGTGTCGGGCACAAGGTCTACGCCACGATGCGCGACCTCGGTAAGAAGGCCCCCCTCCTGGCGGCCTGCGCCGCGGCCGGGGTGGAGGTCGAGCTCCTCCCGCTGGACCTGACCGACCCGGCGACCATCGCCGCCGCGGCGGAGCGCGTCCGCGCCGTGGACGGCCGCCTGACCAATTTGGTCAACAACGCCGGTTTCCCCTACCTGGGCGTCCTGGAGGACTTCTCCGACGCGGAGATTTTCGACCAGTTCGACACCAACGTCTTCGGCGTGCTGCGGGTGGCGCGGGCCTTCCTGCCGCTCATGCGGGCCGACGAATCGCGCAGGCGGACGCTGGTGGTGGTCAGCTCCACGGCGGGCCGGGCGGGATACCCCCTCATGGGCCTCTACTCGGCGACCAAGTTCGCGCTCATCGGCCTGGTGGAGGAGTGGCGGCTGGAGCTGCGGCCGCTGGGCATCCGGGCGGTCTCGGTCGAGCCGTACTCCACGAGGACCGAGTTCGCCGGCACGTCGCTCAAGCGACCGGCGAAGTGGAACGACGGGCCCGATTCGCCCTACGCCGACCTCCTCTCCATCGTCCCGAAACGTTTCACCGGGATGACCCACGGGAAGGGGGCGGTGGACCCGCGGGTCGTGGCGCGCACCATCCGTAGGGCGATAGGCGCCCGCAACCCCGGCCTCCATTGGACGAGCGGGGGCTTCGCCGGGCTCTCGATGTTCTTCAAGCGCTACGCGCCCAACGAGTTCACCACCTGGGTGGTGCGGCTGATGGCGGGGATCGCCGGCCTGCGTCCCCCGAGGCGCTGA
- the panD gene encoding aspartate 1-decarboxylase, whose translation MALYRMVGGKIHRATVTETELDYEGSISIDPELYERAGFRPGELLQVYNLANGARFETYLIDAPRGSGMIGVRGAAAHLADLGDKLIIVNVLMLDSSELEGHRFRVVRVDERNRPVEDTKA comes from the coding sequence ATGGCGCTCTATCGCATGGTCGGCGGAAAAATTCACCGCGCCACGGTGACCGAAACGGAGCTGGACTACGAGGGCTCGATATCCATTGACCCGGAGCTCTACGAGCGGGCGGGTTTTCGGCCCGGCGAGCTCTTGCAGGTTTACAACCTGGCCAACGGCGCCCGCTTCGAGACGTACCTGATTGACGCGCCGCGCGGCTCGGGGATGATCGGCGTCCGTGGCGCCGCAGCCCACCTGGCCGACCTCGGCGACAAGCTCATCATCGTCAACGTCCTCATGCTGGATTCCTCCGAGCTCGAAGGCCACCGGTTCCGTGTGGTCCGGGTGGACGAGCGCAACCGCCCGGTGGAGGATACCAAAGCCTGA
- a CDS encoding dual specificity protein phosphatase family protein has protein sequence MRNPTDIHPDLPDLTWIIPGELAAMSRPGSGVGLARELRALRELGIRRILTLAEHPLGVGLGRLPFSKLHHLPIEDFTAPPQGVLDWAVELIDEARRAGEPILVHCYMGLGRTGMVLACYFVHRGRTAEEAIEHVRSLRPGSVESPVQVESVFEFWSRRGGK, from the coding sequence ATGAGGAATCCGACGGACATCCACCCCGACCTGCCCGACCTGACCTGGATCATCCCCGGTGAGCTGGCGGCCATGTCGCGGCCCGGGTCGGGCGTGGGGCTGGCCCGCGAGCTCCGGGCGCTCCGCGAGCTGGGCATCCGGCGGATTCTCACCCTCGCCGAGCACCCCCTCGGGGTGGGCCTGGGCCGCCTCCCCTTCTCAAAGCTCCACCACCTGCCCATCGAGGACTTCACCGCCCCGCCCCAGGGGGTCCTGGACTGGGCGGTGGAGCTGATTGACGAAGCCCGCCGCGCCGGCGAGCCGATCCTGGTCCACTGCTACATGGGCCTGGGGCGGACCGGGATGGTCCTCGCCTGCTATTTCGTCCACCGGGGGCGCACCGCCGAGGAGGCCATCGAGCACGTCCGTAGCCTGCGGCCGGGCTCCGTGGAAAGCCCCGTGCAGGTGGAGTCGGTGTTCGAGTTCTGGTCCCGCCGCGGCGGGAAGTGA